In Acidobacteriota bacterium, one DNA window encodes the following:
- a CDS encoding VTT domain-containing protein, whose product MQLVWNSPWRNARGWLVAGALLCLLLVGTAGCQPAAGLAQSLLKVVASWRAAAAGWQPAVHFVSLAAATLVSEDLTTINAGVLIAQGRLSAPLGLLACFFGIFIGDVLLFLAGRYLGRAVLQRAPLKWLLTPAAVERSSAWLQQRGLAVIASSRFVPGMRLPTYFAAGVLQTDFRWFATYFFIACAVWTPLLLGAAVWLGGAASAGLLARGREQWWLTLLIGLALFALLKLSMRLTTWRGRRALVGWWRRWSRWEFWPPYLFYPPVLLYVIWLAVRQRSLTLFTAVNPAIPASGFVGESKAAILDGLRDAGEFVARYELLPADVGLAERHARAQGFMQRHGLAYPVVLKPDVGQRGSGVRVVRSDEALLAYLRAANEAVIIQEYIAGEEFGVFYYRLPSETQGRIFSITHKTFPVLVGDGQQTVEELILNDERAVALAQFYCAQHPDKLKTILPPGARLQLVELGTHCRGAIFLDGARFNTPALAAALERLSQRYEGFQFGRYDLRAASLEAFARGADFKVLELNGVTAEATHIYDPQHSLLTAYRTLFAQWRIAFEIGAQQRARGVVLTPAAELLRLCYRESFGRRQRVMPY is encoded by the coding sequence ATGCAACTCGTTTGGAACTCACCCTGGCGTAATGCGCGCGGCTGGCTGGTGGCTGGCGCACTGTTGTGCCTGCTGCTGGTTGGTACAGCAGGCTGCCAGCCTGCTGCGGGCTTGGCGCAAAGTTTATTGAAAGTTGTTGCGTCCTGGCGCGCAGCCGCAGCAGGCTGGCAGCCTGCTGTACATTTCGTGTCCCTCGCTGCCGCGACGTTGGTGAGCGAAGACCTGACGACGATCAACGCGGGCGTCTTGATTGCGCAAGGGCGCCTCAGCGCGCCGTTGGGTTTACTCGCCTGTTTTTTCGGCATCTTCATTGGCGACGTGCTGCTGTTTCTGGCGGGCCGTTATTTGGGGCGCGCCGTGTTGCAGCGCGCGCCGTTGAAATGGTTGCTGACGCCTGCCGCCGTCGAACGCAGTTCCGCTTGGCTGCAACAACGCGGCCTGGCGGTGATTGCCAGCAGCCGCTTCGTGCCGGGTATGCGTTTGCCGACGTATTTTGCGGCGGGCGTGTTGCAAACCGACTTCCGCTGGTTCGCCACGTATTTTTTCATCGCCTGCGCGGTCTGGACGCCGCTCTTGCTGGGCGCGGCGGTTTGGTTGGGCGGCGCGGCCAGCGCGGGATTGTTGGCACGCGGGCGCGAACAATGGTGGTTGACGCTGCTGATCGGGTTGGCGCTGTTTGCCTTGTTGAAGCTGAGTATGCGGCTGACGACGTGGCGCGGGCGGCGCGCGTTGGTTGGTTGGTGGCGGCGCTGGTCGCGCTGGGAATTCTGGCCGCCCTATCTTTTCTATCCGCCGGTGTTGCTCTATGTGATTTGGCTGGCCGTGCGGCAGCGCAGCCTGACGCTCTTCACCGCCGTCAATCCGGCGATCCCGGCCAGCGGCTTTGTCGGCGAATCGAAAGCCGCGATCCTGGACGGCTTGCGCGACGCCGGCGAATTTGTGGCGCGCTATGAACTGTTGCCAGCGGATGTCGGGTTGGCGGAACGGCACGCCCGCGCGCAGGGTTTTATGCAACGTCACGGCTTGGCCTATCCCGTCGTGCTCAAGCCGGATGTCGGCCAACGCGGCAGCGGCGTGCGGGTCGTGCGTTCGGATGAAGCGCTGCTGGCGTATCTGCGCGCCGCCAACGAAGCCGTCATCATCCAGGAATACATCGCGGGCGAGGAGTTCGGCGTGTTTTACTACCGGCTTCCGAGTGAAACACAGGGGCGCATTTTTTCGATCACGCACAAAACCTTTCCAGTCCTGGTCGGCGATGGTCAACAGACGGTTGAGGAACTGATCTTGAACGATGAGCGCGCGGTGGCACTGGCGCAATTTTATTGCGCGCAACACCCCGACAAACTCAAGACGATCTTGCCGCCGGGCGCACGGTTGCAACTGGTCGAACTGGGCACGCATTGCCGGGGCGCGATCTTTCTGGATGGCGCGCGCTTCAACACCCCCGCGCTGGCGGCGGCGCTTGAGCGCTTGAGCCAGCGTTATGAGGGCTTTCAATTTGGCCGTTACGATTTGCGCGCGGCGTCATTGGAAGCCTTCGCGCGCGGCGCGGATTTCAAGGTGCTGGAACTCAACGGCGTGACTGCCGAGGCGACGCACATTTACGATCCGCAACACAGCTTGCTGACGGCCTATCGCACGCTTTTCGCGCAATGGCGCATCGCCTTTGAAATCGGCGCACAGCAACGGGCGCGCGGCGTGGTGTTAACACCGGCGGCAGAGTTGTTGCGGCTGTGTTATCGAGAAAGCTTTGGTCGGCGGCAGCGGGTGATGCCCTACTAG
- a CDS encoding NRDE family protein, with translation MCTVSWTHTATGYELFCNRDERRTRPPAWTPRVRERHGVRFSAPIDGESGGTWIGINQYGLTLALLNRYDVQAGPPRDEYLSRGWLLLELLDSLGPQHAQERLQARRLTAFQPFTLAAVAVQATARLFQWDGCQLTVEDNAEAHLPLTSSSFATARVIAERRAQFAQSVSSAAERGVALAAYHQSHTPAPGAFSVCMHRDNAQTVSYSHIQVAAQQITFNYFPQAPCAAAGAAPYATRLELTLA, from the coding sequence ATGTGCACGGTAAGCTGGACGCACACGGCAACCGGATATGAACTGTTTTGCAATCGCGACGAACGTCGCACACGCCCGCCCGCGTGGACGCCGCGCGTGCGCGAACGCCACGGCGTGCGCTTCAGCGCGCCGATTGACGGCGAAAGCGGCGGCACCTGGATTGGCATCAATCAATACGGCCTGACCTTGGCCTTGCTCAATCGTTACGACGTGCAGGCCGGGCCGCCGCGCGATGAATACTTGAGCCGGGGCTGGCTGTTGCTCGAATTGCTAGACAGCCTTGGGCCACAGCATGCGCAGGAACGTTTGCAGGCGCGGCGCTTGACCGCCTTTCAACCTTTCACGCTGGCGGCAGTTGCGGTGCAGGCAACAGCGCGGCTCTTTCAATGGGACGGTTGCCAATTGACGGTCGAGGACAACGCCGAAGCACACTTGCCGTTGACCTCTTCTTCGTTTGCGACAGCGCGGGTAATCGCCGAACGCCGCGCCCAATTCGCGCAATCGGTTTCCAGTGCGGCTGAACGCGGCGTCGCGCTCGCCGCTTATCATCAGAGCCACACGCCCGCGCCGGGCGCGTTTTCGGTTTGCATGCACCGCGACAACGCCCAGACGGTCAGCTATTCGCACATCCAAGTCGCCGCGCAACAGATTACATTCAATTACTTTCCGCAAGCGCCCTGCGCTGCCGCCGGAGCCGCACCCTATGCAACTCGTTTGGAACTCACCCTGGCGTAA
- a CDS encoding DinB family protein: protein MIFRSTTESASTTAVHAALLAANLQVLQQGLDLLAQVDDEQYTLTAGSLFAYGVGSHLRHCLDSYACFLHGLPRGRVDYDQRQRDELTAQDRRHASARLAWTMESLRERLAQEPPDELQVRQDSPHWAWSSVTRELQFLLSHTVHHYALMALILRLQGFNSAAEFGVAPSTLQHWQHAEVASSPNQQEAACAR, encoded by the coding sequence ATGATTTTCCGCAGCACAACTGAATCAGCAAGCACGACGGCAGTGCACGCTGCCCTGCTCGCCGCCAACTTGCAAGTCTTGCAACAAGGCCTGGACTTGCTCGCGCAAGTGGATGATGAGCAATACACGCTGACGGCGGGGTCGCTGTTTGCCTACGGCGTCGGCAGTCACTTGCGGCATTGCCTGGATTCATACGCCTGCTTTTTGCACGGCCTGCCGCGAGGCCGCGTTGATTATGACCAGCGTCAGCGCGATGAGTTGACGGCGCAGGATCGCCGCCACGCCAGCGCGCGCCTCGCGTGGACGATGGAGTCGTTGCGGGAAAGATTGGCGCAGGAGCCTCCTGACGAATTGCAGGTGCGGCAGGATAGCCCGCACTGGGCGTGGTCTTCCGTTACGCGCGAATTGCAATTTCTGCTGAGTCACACCGTGCATCATTACGCGCTGATGGCGCTGATCCTGCGTTTGCAGGGTTTCAATTCGGCGGCGGAATTCGGCGTCGCCCCTTCGACGCTACAGCATTGGCAACACGCTGAAGTCGCCAGCAGCCCAAACCAACAGGAGGCCGCATGTGCACGGTAA
- a CDS encoding 1-acyl-sn-glycerol-3-phosphate acyltransferase yields the protein MASKTSLFLALTLGGALLWLLGTAGLAFSKTARQRWRGSAFRAWAKTMVWIFGLRLNVGGSPPAAPFFLVANHLSYVDVIVLAAQFDCVFVAKSEIAAWPLFGWLSRQMKTIFIDRQRKRDLLRVNALLADALAAGQNVVLFPEGTTTAGTTVLPFKSGLLEPAVRAGRRVAYANLRYRTAPDETPASAAVCWWGDMEFVPHLLKLFALPAFEGDLVFGAESLSAPDRKLLARRLHTAVARALTEGAAAQATSAATPTEKLSANTWYGTKIRGLVEGFRFSR from the coding sequence GTGGCAAGCAAGACGAGCCTGTTTCTGGCGCTGACGTTGGGTGGCGCGTTGCTCTGGCTGCTGGGCACAGCCGGTCTGGCCTTTTCAAAAACAGCGCGGCAGCGTTGGCGCGGCAGCGCCTTTCGCGCTTGGGCGAAAACGATGGTTTGGATTTTCGGCTTGAGACTGAACGTCGGCGGCTCGCCGCCCGCCGCGCCGTTTTTTTTGGTGGCCAATCACCTGAGCTACGTGGATGTCATCGTGCTGGCGGCGCAATTCGATTGCGTCTTCGTGGCCAAAAGCGAAATCGCCGCGTGGCCCCTGTTCGGCTGGCTGAGCCGCCAGATGAAGACGATCTTTATTGACCGCCAGCGCAAGCGTGATCTGTTGCGCGTCAATGCGCTGCTGGCCGACGCGTTGGCCGCCGGGCAAAACGTGGTGCTTTTCCCCGAAGGCACAACCACGGCGGGCACGACGGTCTTGCCCTTCAAGTCCGGGTTGCTGGAACCCGCCGTGCGCGCGGGCCGCCGCGTGGCCTACGCGAATTTGCGTTACCGCACCGCGCCTGACGAAACGCCGGCCTCCGCAGCGGTGTGCTGGTGGGGCGACATGGAATTTGTGCCGCACCTGCTCAAGCTGTTTGCGCTGCCGGCTTTCGAGGGGGATTTGGTGTTTGGCGCGGAATCATTGTCTGCGCCTGATCGCAAGCTGTTGGCGCGACGGTTGCACACAGCGGTTGCGCGCGCTTTGACTGAGGGTGCGGCAGCGCAGGCAACGTCAGCAGCAACGCCAACTGAAAAGCTTTCCGCCAACACTTGGTACGGAACAAAGATCAGGGGTTTGGTGGAGGGTTTCAGGTTTTCCCGCTAA
- a CDS encoding GNAT family N-acetyltransferase: MSLYSAAALVAVEFDQIAPPSWPRATPPLALQTERYALSLTQTAAELDAVLRLRFAVFNLEMGEGLAASYQTGRDEDEFDRQCQHLIVRDRQNGAIVGTYRLQTNEMAAAGRGFYSATEFDLTQLPARVLAQSLELGRACIAQQHRHTEVLLLLWRGIAAYLQHTGKQYVFGCCSVTSQDARAAWSLTRQLAQGGHLDKGLFVPPQPGFECELEEDALTVGQGAAAPEAQMPKLLRSYLRFGAKVCGPPAIDREFKTIDFFVLFDVTVLDGRAQQLLFETPASPQARHDED; this comes from the coding sequence ATGTCGCTTTATTCCGCTGCCGCGCTGGTAGCCGTCGAATTCGATCAGATCGCGCCACCCAGTTGGCCACGCGCGACGCCGCCGCTGGCGTTGCAAACAGAACGTTATGCCTTGAGCCTGACGCAAACCGCCGCCGAATTGGATGCGGTGCTGCGGTTGCGCTTCGCCGTGTTCAATTTGGAAATGGGCGAAGGCTTGGCCGCTTCCTATCAAACCGGGCGCGATGAAGACGAATTTGATCGCCAATGCCAGCACTTGATTGTGCGCGACCGGCAGAACGGCGCGATTGTCGGCACCTATCGTTTGCAAACGAACGAAATGGCCGCCGCTGGCCGCGGGTTTTACTCCGCCACCGAATTTGACCTCACCCAATTGCCTGCGCGCGTCTTGGCGCAGTCGTTGGAACTGGGCCGCGCCTGCATTGCCCAGCAGCATCGGCACACCGAGGTCTTGCTGCTGTTGTGGCGTGGCATCGCGGCCTATTTGCAACACACGGGCAAGCAATATGTCTTCGGTTGCTGTTCGGTGACCAGCCAGGATGCGCGTGCGGCCTGGTCGCTGACACGGCAACTGGCGCAGGGCGGGCATCTCGACAAGGGGCTATTTGTCCCGCCGCAACCGGGCTTTGAGTGCGAGTTGGAAGAAGACGCGCTGACTGTGGGGCAAGGCGCAGCAGCGCCGGAAGCGCAGATGCCCAAACTCCTGCGCAGCTATCTGCGCTTCGGCGCGAAGGTGTGCGGGCCACCGGCCATTGATCGCGAGTTCAAGACGATTGATTTTTTTGTGCTGTTTGATGTGACAGTGCTGGACGGACGCGCGCAGCAGTTGTTGTTTGAGACGCCCGCAAGCCCACAAGCGAGGCACGATGAGGATTGA